CGTAGCGGCCGAGCACGATGTGCAGGACGGCCAGCAGCGCCATGTAGAGCGTCGCGCCGTGCGAGCGGGCCAGCGCCCGGGTCGCGTCGGCCAGGTCGGCGGGGATGTCCCAGCGCACTCGGCCGGCATCCGAGGTGGCCGTGGCGGGGCGTGGCCGGTCGGCGGGCAGTTCGAGCACGGCCGGGGCGCCGCGCAGCTGTTCCTCCCACCAGCGCAGGCGGGTACGCAACGGCAGGCCACGTTCCCAGGCCGCGAAGTCGGCGTACTGGACGGGCAGGCGCGGGAGGTCGTAGCCGGCGTACCGGGCGGAGATCTCGCGCAGCAGCACGCCGTGCGACCAGGCGTCACCGCAGATGTGGTGCAGGGACAGCGCGAACACGTGGTCGTCGGGGGCCAGCCGCACGACCAGGGCCCGGAGGAGCGGTCCGTCGGCCAGGTCGAAGGGGCTCGCGAACTCCGCGCGTACCAGCTCACGGGCTTGCTCAAGGTCAGCGTCGAGGACCGGCACGTCGACCGGGAACGGGTCGAGGATCTTCTGCGCGGGGGTGTCGTCGCCGGCCGTGAAGACGGTTCGCAGCGACTCGTGCCGGCGCACCACCTCGGTCAGGGCGCTCGCGAGCCGGTGCGGGTCCAGCGGCCCTCGCAGGCGCTGCGCGAACGGGATCGTGTACGCGCTGCCGGCCGGGTCGAGCTGATCCAGGAACCACAGTCGGCGCTGCGCGAACGACAACGGCAGCGGCCCGTCGCGGCCCACCGGGCGGATCCCGGAGCCACCGCCCCGACGCAGCCGCCGCAGCCGGGCCGCGGCCGTTTCCTCCATGTCCCACCCCTTCAGGGCACGATTGCCTCGATCTCGACGAGCAGGTCCTCGCGAGCGATGTCGGTCTGCAGCACGCCCAGCCCGGCCGCCGGGGACAGGGCCGCCACGCACATGCGGCGCACCGGCTCCAGGTCCTCGCGGTGGCGGACGTATACCTTCACGGCGTCCAGGTCGGCCAGCGTGTGGCCCGCCGACAGGCCGTGCCGGGCCAGGTTGTCGCGGCCGATCACGGCGGCGATGTTCTCCAGGGCCACCCGGCACTGCGCGGCGACGTCGCCGCGGTGGGCGGTCTCGTGGCCGCGGATGCTCGCCGTCGCGGACACGTACAGCCGGCCGCCCAGGGCGGTCGCGCGGGCGAAGATGGGTGGCCGGGGTCCGTAGTCGGCCGGGTAGGCGTGCGCGGTGGCCATCCGCGGGTTGTCCAGGTTGACCCGGGTCCCGTCCCGTGCGGCCAGGAAGTAGCAGACGATGCCGCCGCCGTGGGTGCCGATGCCCGTCGCGGCCGGCATCGTAGCCGGGTCCACCCCGTTCGCGTGCACCGCCCGCGCCCGGCCCACGCAGAAGTCGCGGTAGGTCTCCAGGCCCTCGGCGTTCGGCGCGTTGATGTGGTTGATGTACGCCCAGAACCGGAACACCGTCGGATAGCCCTCGGCCCGCACCAGCGCGAACACCGCCGCGTACAGCCGCTCGGTGGCCTCCGCGTAGGTGCCGGCGGAGGGGATCCGGGCCGCGCCGAACAGGTGCTGCCCGTCGTGACCGAAGGCGATCCCGTCGCGGGCGCCGGTGCGCACCGGACCACGGGCGCGCCACACCTCGGCGAACTCCTGATCGGTATCGGTGGCGGTGTGCACGGCCAGCAGGGGATGCCCCTCGGTGAGGCACGGGTCGGCCTGCCGGACGGTGTGCTCGACGACGCCCAGGACGGGCGCGTCCACCGGGCGCGGCGCGCCAATCTTCTCGAATGTGCAGAACGGCGCGATAGCTGGCACCTGGCCCCCAATCGACGACACCGACGGATCCCCGATCACGAAACACGCCCCCGCTGGACGCCACCACCCCAGTTCCGCACCGGGCCGGGTCAGGGGGGTGGAGAGAGGCGTGGTCAGGGGGATGGTCAGGG
This genomic stretch from Streptomyces sp. NBC_00878 harbors:
- a CDS encoding FkbO/Hyg5 family chorismatase, with protein sequence MPAIAPFCTFEKIGAPRPVDAPVLGVVEHTVRQADPCLTEGHPLLAVHTATDTDQEFAEVWRARGPVRTGARDGIAFGHDGQHLFGAARIPSAGTYAEATERLYAAVFALVRAEGYPTVFRFWAYINHINAPNAEGLETYRDFCVGRARAVHANGVDPATMPAATGIGTHGGGIVCYFLAARDGTRVNLDNPRMATAHAYPADYGPRPPIFARATALGGRLYVSATASIRGHETAHRGDVAAQCRVALENIAAVIGRDNLARHGLSAGHTLADLDAVKVYVRHREDLEPVRRMCVAALSPAAGLGVLQTDIAREDLLVEIEAIVP